The Pirellulimonas nuda genome includes a region encoding these proteins:
- a CDS encoding sulfotransferase family protein encodes MSATHASPIIVLGAARSGTKLLRGMLAEAAGVAMVPYDVNYLWRAADPACQDDELCAQKLTSQVADRLRRSLNRAAGLSKNARGTFVEKSVSNVLRIPYVLRALPEARFVHLLRDGRDVTESAMRCWQSPPAAGYALRKAFSFPWAQCFSYGVRQAGRSLIRLVGRGPAPCWGPCYRGMQHDARNLPLAEVCAWQWRRCVEAYERDRQLLAPERRVEVRYEELVSQPTETLTRVLNELALPARSVSIDAAAHGVKPDLRGGHRRLAAAQRTAIDGVLGLALVRHGYLNSPTHRSAA; translated from the coding sequence ATGTCCGCAACCCACGCCTCTCCAATCATTGTTCTCGGCGCCGCTCGTTCCGGCACGAAACTGCTGCGCGGAATGCTAGCCGAAGCCGCCGGCGTCGCCATGGTTCCGTATGATGTCAACTACCTTTGGCGGGCGGCGGACCCCGCCTGCCAGGACGATGAGTTGTGCGCCCAGAAATTGACCTCTCAAGTCGCCGATCGGCTTCGCCGCAGTCTGAATCGAGCCGCCGGCCTCTCAAAGAACGCTCGTGGGACGTTTGTAGAGAAGTCCGTAAGCAATGTGCTGCGGATCCCCTACGTGTTGCGCGCCCTCCCCGAGGCTCGTTTTGTTCACCTGCTGCGCGACGGGCGTGACGTAACCGAGTCGGCGATGCGCTGCTGGCAGAGCCCCCCGGCCGCCGGCTACGCGCTGCGCAAGGCGTTCAGCTTCCCGTGGGCCCAATGCTTCTCTTACGGCGTGCGCCAGGCTGGCCGGTCGTTGATCCGGCTCGTCGGTCGAGGCCCGGCGCCCTGCTGGGGGCCTTGCTATCGCGGGATGCAACACGACGCGCGGAACCTGCCGCTGGCCGAAGTGTGCGCCTGGCAGTGGCGGCGCTGTGTCGAAGCGTACGAACGGGACCGCCAGCTCCTGGCGCCCGAACGACGGGTCGAGGTGCGGTACGAGGAGCTCGTCTCTCAACCGACCGAGACGCTCACCCGGGTGCTTAATGAGCTGGCTCTACCTGCTAGATCAGTCTCGATCGACGCAGCGGCCCACGGGGTGAAGCCGGACCTCCGAGGCGGACACCGGCGACTGGCCGCCGCCCAACGCACCGCGATCGACGGCGTGCTTGGCCTCGCCCTGGTGCGGCACGGCTACTTGAACTCTCCAACCCATCGGTCCGCGGCATGA
- a CDS encoding glycosyltransferase family 4 protein: MRILVVYRHYWPDATPYARLSRAIAERLATRGCRVTVLTGQPSYSNARQAPSPWKETLGGVEVKRVRLLPERKRWRLLRGVNFIWFLLRAVAHACVWRRYDLVIANSHPPIAIGVALRVIRRLTGTPFVLHLQDLHPEAQCVVGALKPGWRQRLLLSIETANCRAAERVVTLSDDMRHTLLERRLPSSSIRVVNNCALDTDMEVEAETPAEIAEATGPTMLFAGNLGRFQSLPTLVDAMRLLPESLGARLVLMGSGAVREELVRRAHGLVGRSVFFVDQAPVEIAAAAMRAADLGIVSLAPGMTGVAYPSKALMYLTAGCPLLAVVDPQSSLADTVRRFGLGTVAEAPSAEAVASAMAQALASRTPRVEGERGRIVRVADSLFGRERMLRAWEEIISELDQETITLTRAA, encoded by the coding sequence GTGCGAATCCTCGTTGTCTACCGCCACTACTGGCCCGACGCCACGCCCTACGCGCGGCTCTCGCGGGCGATCGCCGAGCGGTTGGCGACGCGCGGCTGCCGTGTCACCGTGCTGACGGGCCAGCCCAGCTACAGCAACGCAAGGCAGGCGCCCTCACCCTGGAAAGAAACACTCGGGGGCGTTGAGGTGAAGCGTGTCCGCTTGCTGCCCGAACGCAAGCGTTGGCGTCTCCTACGGGGAGTCAACTTCATTTGGTTTCTTCTGAGGGCCGTCGCGCACGCCTGCGTCTGGCGCCGCTACGACCTGGTCATCGCCAACAGCCACCCTCCGATCGCGATCGGCGTCGCGTTGCGGGTCATCCGTCGATTGACCGGCACGCCGTTCGTCCTGCACCTGCAAGACCTGCACCCCGAGGCGCAGTGCGTAGTCGGCGCCCTCAAACCCGGCTGGAGGCAACGCCTTCTCTTGAGTATCGAAACGGCCAACTGCCGCGCCGCGGAAAGAGTGGTGACGCTGTCGGACGACATGCGCCACACGCTCCTCGAACGGCGCCTCCCGTCGTCAAGCATCCGCGTGGTGAACAACTGCGCGCTCGACACAGACATGGAAGTGGAGGCAGAAACGCCCGCCGAGATCGCTGAGGCTACCGGGCCGACCATGCTGTTCGCCGGCAACCTGGGGCGATTCCAATCGCTCCCGACGCTGGTTGACGCAATGCGTCTGCTCCCCGAGTCGCTCGGCGCCCGGCTTGTGCTGATGGGCTCCGGGGCGGTCCGTGAAGAACTTGTGCGTCGAGCCCACGGGCTAGTCGGACGCAGCGTGTTCTTCGTCGATCAAGCGCCGGTCGAGATCGCCGCGGCCGCGATGCGGGCCGCCGACCTGGGGATCGTCTCTCTGGCGCCCGGGATGACCGGGGTCGCCTACCCCAGCAAGGCGCTGATGTATCTCACCGCCGGCTGTCCCTTGCTGGCCGTGGTTGATCCACAATCGAGTCTCGCCGACACCGTGCGTCGCTTCGGACTCGGCACGGTCGCCGAGGCCCCTTCCGCAGAAGCCGTAGCCTCGGCAATGGCCCAGGCGCTCGCGTCACGCACGCCACGCGTTGAAGGCGAACGCGGACGGATCGTGCGGGTCGCAGATTCGCTGTTCGGGCGAGAACGGATGCTGCGAGCCTGGGAAGAGATAATCAGCGAGCTAGACCAGGAAACCATCACATTGACCCGCGCCGCGTAA
- the wecB gene encoding non-hydrolyzing UDP-N-acetylglucosamine 2-epimerase, translated as MLKVMTILGTRPEIIRLSRVMALLDQHVEHVLVHTGQNSDVELNDVFFQDLGVRQPKHFLNIGRESLGQILGDVMLGAERVLRQEKPDAVLILGDTNSAMAAVIARRMKVPVFHMEAGNRCFDFNVPEEINRRIVDHISDFNLVYTEHARRNLLAEGIHPRKIYLTGSPMREVLDANRDAIGASAIVKQLELKPQGYVLVSLHRAENVDIKSNLFKLLGLLNAIAERHDAPVVVSTHPRTRARIDAVETSIDPRVRFLKPFGFHDYIRLQCDSLCTVSDSGTISEESAILGFPAVTTRNAIERPEALDSGHMVLAGLEEGAVLDAVDFVIANREQSRRQPIPAEYQIAGVSQRVLKLILGLTGLSHRWDGINSNDAA; from the coding sequence ATGCTCAAAGTCATGACCATCCTCGGCACGCGACCGGAGATCATCCGGCTGTCGCGCGTGATGGCGCTCTTGGACCAGCACGTCGAGCACGTGTTGGTTCACACGGGGCAGAACAGCGACGTCGAGCTGAACGACGTCTTCTTCCAAGACCTCGGCGTCCGTCAGCCCAAGCACTTCCTGAACATCGGCCGCGAGTCGCTCGGACAGATCTTGGGCGACGTGATGCTGGGCGCCGAGCGCGTGCTCCGCCAGGAGAAGCCCGACGCCGTGCTGATCCTGGGCGACACCAACAGCGCAATGGCCGCGGTGATCGCCCGGCGGATGAAGGTCCCCGTCTTTCACATGGAGGCCGGCAACCGCTGCTTTGACTTCAACGTGCCCGAAGAGATCAATCGGCGGATCGTGGACCACATCAGCGACTTCAACCTGGTGTACACCGAGCACGCCCGGCGGAACCTGCTGGCCGAAGGGATCCACCCCCGCAAGATCTACCTCACCGGCTCGCCCATGCGTGAGGTGCTGGACGCCAACCGCGATGCGATCGGCGCCTCAGCGATCGTCAAACAGCTCGAGCTGAAGCCGCAGGGCTACGTGCTGGTTAGCCTGCATCGGGCCGAGAACGTCGACATCAAGTCGAACCTGTTCAAGCTGCTGGGGCTCCTCAACGCGATCGCAGAGCGACACGACGCTCCGGTCGTCGTCAGCACGCATCCCCGCACCCGAGCACGGATCGACGCGGTCGAAACCAGCATTGATCCGCGGGTCCGCTTCCTCAAGCCTTTCGGCTTTCACGACTACATCCGCCTGCAGTGCGACTCCCTTTGCACGGTTAGCGACAGCGGCACCATCAGCGAAGAGAGCGCCATCCTCGGCTTCCCGGCCGTGACCACCCGCAACGCGATCGAGCGTCCCGAAGCGCTCGATTCGGGCCACATGGTACTGGCAGGGCTCGAGGAAGGGGCCGTGCTAGACGCGGTCGACTTTGTCATCGCCAACCGCGAGCAGAGCCGCCGCCAGCCGATCCCGGCGGAGTACCAAATAGCGGGCGTATCGCAGCGGGTGCTCAAGCTGATCCTGGGGCTGACAGGGCTCAGCCATCGATGGGACGGCATCAACAGCAACGACGCGGCCTGA
- a CDS encoding polysaccharide biosynthesis C-terminal domain-containing protein, translated as MKKQVIGITGPSGFIARHLIERLGREADVTIALCPRDAWDNPLALQFFAARCDAIVHLAGMNRGDDAEIERVNLHLAERLVEALARTDSTPHVLYASTTLRESPTAYGRSKRAAEERFRAWSESTGAPLSVLVTPNVYGAGCKPFYNSVVATFCHQLARGEEPRVIDNREVSLLWVGDLVDHVKKTIYDPPTGVQTIDVPGGAPLCVSDLLTMLRDFRECYFERQVVPDLSEPLRAKLYATFLGYVELEDHRHRPPVRADHRGELFEIIKLAAGGQVFFSTTKPGVIRGDHYHTRKVEWFCVLRGDAVIRLRRVGEGTVREFRVSGAQPEFISIPVMHTHHIENTGSEELLTMFWTSEIFDAQDPDTHYQKVA; from the coding sequence GTGAAGAAGCAAGTTATTGGAATCACCGGCCCGAGCGGCTTCATCGCCCGGCACCTTATCGAACGGCTTGGCCGCGAGGCCGACGTCACCATTGCGTTGTGCCCGCGTGACGCCTGGGACAACCCGCTGGCGCTTCAGTTCTTCGCTGCCCGCTGCGACGCCATCGTCCACCTGGCCGGAATGAACCGTGGCGATGACGCCGAGATCGAGCGGGTGAATCTCCACCTCGCCGAGAGGCTGGTCGAGGCGCTCGCCCGGACCGACTCGACGCCCCACGTTCTGTACGCGTCGACCACGCTGCGTGAGAGCCCCACGGCGTACGGACGTTCCAAGCGCGCCGCCGAAGAACGATTCCGCGCCTGGAGCGAATCGACCGGAGCCCCGCTCTCGGTGCTGGTGACGCCAAACGTCTACGGCGCGGGTTGCAAGCCGTTCTACAACTCTGTGGTCGCCACGTTCTGCCACCAGCTTGCTCGCGGCGAAGAGCCGCGGGTGATCGACAACCGCGAGGTGTCGCTGTTGTGGGTCGGCGATCTGGTGGATCACGTGAAGAAAACGATCTACGACCCGCCAACGGGCGTGCAGACGATCGACGTACCCGGCGGGGCGCCGCTTTGCGTGAGCGACCTGCTGACGATGCTGCGCGACTTCCGCGAGTGCTACTTCGAGCGGCAGGTTGTGCCCGACCTGAGCGAACCGCTACGGGCCAAGCTGTACGCAACCTTCCTGGGCTACGTTGAGCTAGAAGACCACCGCCACCGGCCGCCGGTGCGGGCAGACCACCGCGGCGAGCTGTTCGAGATCATCAAGCTGGCCGCGGGGGGCCAAGTGTTTTTCTCTACCACCAAGCCGGGGGTGATCCGCGGCGACCACTACCACACGCGCAAGGTGGAATGGTTCTGCGTGCTGCGGGGAGACGCGGTGATCCGCCTCCGACGCGTCGGTGAAGGGACCGTGCGTGAGTTCCGCGTTTCTGGCGCTCAACCAGAGTTCATCTCGATCCCCGTCATGCACACGCACCACATCGAGAACACTGGGAGCGAAGAACTGCTGACGATGTTTTGGACCAGCGAGATTTTCGACGCGCAAGACCCCGACACGCACTACCAGAAGGTCGCTTGA
- a CDS encoding polysaccharide biosynthesis protein produces the protein MFDHKTILVTGGTGSFGNDFVRLVLAEHRPKRVVVFSRDEKKQHDMRLALADDRVAFVIGDVRDAAAVTSAMRGVDYVFHAAALKQVPSCEFFPIEAVKTNVIGAHNVLEAAEQCGVEKLVVLSTDKAVYPINAMGQTKALMEKLTLARARAPGSQTTYCGVRYGNVMYSRGSVIPLFIQQIKSGKPLTITEPKMTRLLLPLADAVTLVTFAMEHGEQGDLLVRKAPAATVQDLAEALLRLFEADNPIDVVGVRAGEKLHEVLVTAEELTRAQEFDDYYRVACDGDRDYDKFFVRGERSAAFARDGYTSENARRLSVDETAALLMELPEVRAELNGWRSNATPRRAAA, from the coding sequence ATGTTCGACCACAAGACCATCCTCGTTACTGGCGGCACCGGATCGTTCGGCAACGACTTTGTCCGGCTGGTGCTGGCCGAGCACCGCCCCAAACGTGTCGTCGTCTTCAGCCGCGACGAGAAGAAGCAGCACGACATGCGTCTAGCGCTCGCGGACGACCGTGTGGCGTTTGTGATCGGCGACGTGCGTGACGCCGCCGCGGTAACTTCTGCCATGCGCGGCGTCGACTACGTGTTCCACGCCGCAGCACTCAAGCAGGTGCCGTCGTGCGAGTTCTTCCCGATCGAAGCTGTGAAAACCAACGTCATCGGCGCGCACAACGTGCTCGAAGCGGCCGAGCAGTGCGGTGTCGAGAAGCTGGTGGTGCTGAGCACGGACAAGGCGGTCTACCCGATCAACGCCATGGGCCAGACCAAGGCCCTAATGGAGAAGCTCACGCTCGCCCGGGCCCGGGCGCCCGGATCGCAGACCACCTACTGCGGCGTCCGCTACGGCAACGTGATGTACAGCCGCGGATCGGTGATCCCGCTGTTCATCCAGCAGATCAAGTCCGGCAAGCCGCTGACCATCACCGAGCCCAAGATGACCCGGCTGCTGCTGCCGCTGGCGGATGCGGTCACGCTCGTCACCTTCGCCATGGAGCACGGCGAGCAGGGGGACCTGCTGGTCCGCAAGGCGCCAGCCGCCACGGTGCAAGACCTCGCCGAGGCGCTACTGCGGCTGTTCGAGGCGGACAACCCGATCGACGTGGTGGGCGTCCGCGCCGGCGAGAAGCTGCACGAGGTGCTGGTGACCGCCGAGGAACTGACCCGCGCCCAAGAGTTTGACGACTACTACCGGGTGGCCTGCGACGGCGACCGCGACTACGACAAGTTTTTTGTCCGCGGCGAGCGCTCCGCCGCGTTCGCCCGCGATGGCTACACTTCCGAGAACGCCCGCCGGCTATCGGTGGACGAGACGGCGGCGCTGCTGATGGAACTGCCTGAAGTACGGGCCGAGCTGAACGGCTGGCGATCAAATGCCACGCCACGGAGGGCAGCAGCGTGA
- a CDS encoding polysaccharide biosynthesis/export family protein, with translation MAAAVLLSALAGCQSGGFRAANLPPELIAQPTTGLRQMKLGTLATSGNRGAAIAPGDLLAVRVVSGAEASPPEPFLCRVSDAGIVETPVIGAVNVVDLEPSDAATRIAAAAVERSIYRQPQVTVEFQERATNRVTVLGAVSEPGVHEIPRGACDVVAAIAAAGGMTESADFQVEVLRRSQPQPLASAESGDGSEVQQASFAPPSQRSASYPEASQPSIERLDLADTGPGAPRDRPLGDGDVLMVIEKEKRFIHITGLVAKPDQIELPVDQDIRLLDAVAMAGGKTSPVADKAIVIRQVPGGGEPVVINVSLNKAKVDGRENLLLAPNDLVSVENTPATAALQTVKDFVRVTMGVSGGIATF, from the coding sequence TTGGCGGCAGCCGTACTTCTCTCGGCCCTGGCGGGCTGCCAGAGCGGCGGGTTCCGCGCCGCCAACCTGCCTCCGGAGCTCATCGCCCAACCCACAACCGGCCTCCGTCAGATGAAGCTGGGCACGCTCGCGACCAGCGGAAACCGCGGGGCCGCGATCGCCCCGGGCGACCTGCTAGCAGTCCGCGTCGTGAGCGGCGCCGAGGCGAGCCCCCCAGAGCCGTTCCTCTGCCGGGTCAGCGACGCGGGGATCGTGGAAACCCCGGTCATTGGCGCCGTGAACGTAGTTGATCTCGAACCGAGCGACGCGGCGACGCGCATCGCAGCCGCCGCGGTTGAGCGCAGCATCTACCGCCAGCCTCAGGTCACCGTTGAGTTTCAAGAGCGCGCCACCAACCGCGTCACCGTGCTGGGCGCCGTTTCCGAGCCCGGCGTTCACGAGATCCCCCGAGGCGCCTGCGACGTGGTGGCCGCCATCGCCGCGGCCGGCGGCATGACCGAGAGCGCGGATTTCCAGGTAGAAGTGCTGCGTCGTTCGCAACCGCAGCCGCTGGCCAGCGCCGAGTCCGGCGACGGGTCGGAAGTACAGCAAGCGTCGTTCGCCCCACCGTCGCAACGCAGCGCCTCGTACCCCGAGGCGTCGCAGCCGAGCATCGAGAGGCTCGACCTGGCCGACACCGGCCCCGGCGCGCCGCGCGACCGACCGCTCGGCGATGGCGACGTGTTGATGGTGATCGAGAAAGAGAAGCGGTTTATCCACATCACGGGCCTGGTCGCCAAGCCGGACCAGATCGAGCTGCCCGTCGACCAGGACATCCGCCTGCTCGACGCGGTGGCGATGGCCGGCGGCAAGACCTCGCCGGTGGCCGATAAGGCGATCGTTATCCGCCAGGTCCCCGGCGGCGGAGAGCCGGTGGTGATCAACGTCAGCCTCAACAAGGCCAAGGTCGATGGCCGTGAAAACCTGTTGCTTGCTCCTAACGACCTGGTGAGCGTCGAGAACACCCCGGCCACCGCGGCGCTGCAAACCGTGAAAGACTTTGTCCGCGTGACGATGGGGGTCAGCGGCGGGATCGCCACCTTCTAG
- a CDS encoding polysaccharide biosynthesis tyrosine autokinase, protein MKQSPTAALAREEEWQDDSGAAGAALEGVLRFLRVVQRRQKLVALIVAGHLAVGAAYYFTATRYYESTAKLLVIEQNPDQLSSMGDQAGSDNVTANHQQIVRSPVVVREAIQALEPQHRLDLLGVPSQRWLEDILSRLSASSVRKTNVIEVRYRSKEPEAATAVVTSVINSYLAFVDRTHRGAALDIHEMLTTKHAQLVEELDAKQRELQQVRNEVGRLVAAGDSDAVDPMVARALKLNDALMDAQAKRLEVEASLATVREALASGQDLRRYVALVEEAVGQQMLMSAMGVAPDDLALIAQQRQKLLEDEQELRRVAPFLAENNPTVTALNERIAATKQYLAGRHVGAGEALGGIGDSELGPLLISMLQQSAQQLARLETQLTDSFEAARAHALEQSSGLIRLSMLERDVARLEKLHDVLFEKLETVDTHQLQAPVRVTVIEEAMPNERPVSPQLRLVVLASLCGGLAVAAGVVYAQDLLDDRFGSPEEMSRELGLPILSIVRQLNPTGGERLEAVHMFRDGNSPDAEAFRTLRTALTLTGDVADRIVVSSAEPSDGKTTVSSNLAVAFAQIGKRTLVIDADLRKPGLTALLGLKGQPGVTDLLTARGEMSKLAPGVVRKTDQPGLDVIPAGPRRPDPAELLVGPALTELLAWADSRYDQVLIDCPPVLAVSDAQIVGRLVDGVVLVVSPEKNHRRLVSRACESFLSAGVHVLGVVANRITQGGGHGYGYGYGYGYGYGHDEPDTEDDTPIAPLRAA, encoded by the coding sequence ATGAAACAATCGCCCACGGCCGCCTTGGCCCGAGAAGAAGAATGGCAGGACGACTCCGGCGCCGCCGGCGCCGCGCTTGAGGGCGTGCTGCGCTTCCTGCGCGTGGTGCAGCGTCGCCAGAAGCTGGTGGCCTTGATCGTGGCGGGTCACCTGGCCGTCGGCGCCGCGTACTACTTCACCGCCACCCGCTACTACGAGAGCACCGCCAAGCTGCTGGTGATCGAACAGAACCCCGATCAGCTTTCTTCGATGGGGGACCAGGCCGGGTCCGACAACGTGACGGCCAATCATCAGCAGATTGTCCGCAGCCCCGTCGTGGTCCGCGAGGCCATCCAGGCGCTCGAGCCTCAGCACCGCCTCGATCTGCTGGGGGTCCCCTCGCAGCGCTGGTTGGAGGACATCCTCTCGCGGCTCTCGGCCAGCTCGGTCCGCAAGACCAACGTCATCGAGGTCCGCTACCGATCGAAGGAGCCTGAGGCGGCCACCGCGGTCGTCACCTCGGTCATCAACTCCTACCTGGCGTTTGTTGATCGCACGCACCGTGGCGCGGCGCTCGATATCCACGAGATGCTCACCACCAAACACGCTCAGCTTGTCGAGGAGCTCGACGCCAAGCAGCGCGAGCTGCAGCAGGTGCGCAACGAGGTGGGCCGGCTGGTGGCCGCCGGCGACTCGGACGCCGTCGACCCGATGGTCGCCCGGGCGCTCAAGCTGAACGACGCCCTGATGGACGCCCAGGCCAAGCGGCTGGAGGTAGAGGCCTCTCTGGCCACGGTGCGGGAGGCGCTCGCCAGCGGGCAGGACCTGCGGCGGTACGTCGCCCTGGTCGAGGAAGCGGTCGGCCAGCAGATGTTGATGAGCGCCATGGGCGTCGCTCCAGACGACTTGGCGCTGATCGCCCAACAGCGTCAGAAGCTGCTGGAAGACGAGCAAGAGCTGCGGCGGGTGGCGCCCTTCTTGGCAGAGAACAACCCGACCGTGACGGCCCTCAACGAACGCATCGCCGCCACCAAACAGTACCTTGCGGGCCGCCACGTCGGCGCCGGCGAGGCGCTCGGCGGCATCGGCGACAGCGAGCTCGGCCCGCTGCTGATCTCGATGCTCCAGCAATCGGCGCAGCAGCTCGCCCGCCTCGAAACCCAGCTCACCGACTCGTTTGAGGCCGCCCGCGCCCATGCGCTGGAGCAGAGCAGCGGCCTGATCCGGCTTTCCATGCTGGAGCGCGACGTCGCCCGGCTTGAGAAGCTGCACGACGTGCTGTTCGAGAAGCTGGAGACGGTCGACACCCACCAGCTCCAGGCGCCCGTGCGGGTGACGGTGATCGAAGAGGCCATGCCCAACGAGCGGCCCGTTTCGCCGCAGCTTCGGCTGGTGGTGCTGGCGTCGCTGTGCGGCGGCCTGGCGGTAGCGGCCGGGGTGGTCTACGCCCAGGACCTGCTGGACGACCGCTTCGGCTCCCCGGAAGAGATGTCGCGCGAGCTCGGCCTGCCCATCCTTTCGATCGTCCGTCAGCTCAACCCCACCGGCGGAGAGCGCCTCGAAGCGGTCCACATGTTCCGAGACGGCAACTCCCCAGACGCCGAGGCCTTCCGCACACTCCGGACCGCCCTCACGCTCACCGGCGACGTGGCCGACCGGATCGTGGTCTCCAGCGCCGAGCCGAGCGACGGCAAGACGACCGTCTCGTCGAACCTGGCGGTCGCGTTCGCCCAGATCGGCAAACGCACCCTGGTGATCGACGCCGACCTCCGCAAGCCGGGGCTTACCGCGCTGCTCGGCCTCAAGGGGCAGCCGGGCGTGACCGACCTGCTGACCGCCCGCGGCGAGATGTCCAAGCTCGCCCCCGGGGTGGTCCGCAAGACAGACCAGCCGGGCCTCGACGTGATCCCCGCCGGACCGCGGCGGCCCGACCCCGCCGAGCTGCTGGTCGGACCGGCGCTCACCGAGCTGCTTGCCTGGGCCGACTCGCGTTACGACCAGGTGCTGATCGACTGCCCACCAGTGCTGGCGGTGAGCGACGCGCAAATTGTCGGCCGGCTGGTCGACGGCGTGGTGTTGGTGGTCAGCCCCGAGAAGAACCACCGCCGCTTGGTGTCGCGGGCATGCGAGAGCTTCCTCTCCGCCGGGGTGCACGTGCTGGGCGTCGTCGCCAACCGCATCACCCAGGGCGGGGGCCACGGCTACGGGTACGGTTATGGCTACGGGTACGGCTACGGGCACGATGAGCCCGACACAGAAGACGACACCCCCATCGCGCCCCTCCGCGCGGCCTAA